A genomic segment from Nicotiana sylvestris chromosome 1, ASM39365v2, whole genome shotgun sequence encodes:
- the LOC104220632 gene encoding uncharacterized protein, which translates to MDFFKSVFADDPEELSDSENAPSSPSNSQSQPESPNPNPNIPAISDAWTFGSSLFKTIASKSESVMQNYRRELEEFSSGLKKETATIREVASRAVKDLPARLESGAAVAQESLESVGQAIDNIGSTVTEIIAHGKDSILVNDSDSELSENSTSRSLGRTSSLEQNLNLDAKPYSRIDATIRAVQCDAKTYCEEPEDSSDYNEWKLGFVLEEKSGEIEDLIKENGVIDEIYSEVVLHRIDREMFWSRYFYKVYRIRKAEEARARLVKRAISGEEEEELSWDVEDEDNEDTEGTSRVASEDVLKEEIQKKMDCLEVEDEASRSVSGEDEKEKGLETKSDDGDEKGSLEGRVDDAESRGDRGSSEGKNDNSDFSVISSQLSSHEGDDLGWDEIEDIGSGDEIKVPERMSPSKSDLRKRLTAAEEEEELSWDIEDDDETAKS; encoded by the coding sequence ATGGATTTCTTCAAATCTGTATTCGCCGATGATCCAGAAGAACTTTCCGATTCCGAAAACGCCCCTTCTTCTCCATCAAATTCTCAATCTCAACCCGAAtccccaaaccctaaccctaataTTCCAGCCATATCAGACGCATGGACTTTCGGTTCGAGCTTGTTCAAAACCATAGCATCGAAATCCGAATCCGTGATGCAAAATTACCGCCGCGAGCTCGAAGAGTTCAGCTCCGGTTTGAAAAAGGAAACCGCTACTATCCGTGAAGTTGCTAGCCGTGCCGTTAAGGACTTGCCGGCTCGGCTTGAATCTGGCGCCGCTGTTGCACAGGAATCGCTCGAATCGGTTGGTCAAGCGATCGACAATATCGGCTCCACTGTAACAGAGATCATTGCTCACGGTAAGGACTCGATCCTTGTTAATGATTCTGATAGCGAATTATCTGAAAATAGTACTAGTAGGAGTTTAGGGAGAACTAGTAGTTTAGAGCAAAATTTGAACTTGGATGCAAAACCTTATAGTAGAATTGATGCGACGATTCGAGCGGTTCAGTGTGATGCGAAAACGTATTGTGAAGAGCCAGAGGATTCGAGTGATTATAACGAGTGGAAATTGGGATTTGTATTGGAGGAGAAGAGCGGGGAAATTGAGGATTTGATTAAGGAAAATGGTGTAATTGATGAGATTTATAGTGAGGTTGTTCTGCATAGGATTGACCGGGAGATGTTCTGGAGCCGATACTTTTACAAGGTTTATAGAATAAGGAAAGCAGAAGAAGCACGGGCGAGGCTTGTGAAGAGAGCGATCTCCGGTGAGGAAGAAGAGGAATTGAGTTGGGATGTTGAGGATGAAGATAATGAGGATACGGAGGGGACCAGCCGTGTTGCTAGTGAAGATGTTTTGAAAGAAGAGATTCAGAAGAAAATGGATTGTTTAGAGGTTGAAGACGAGGCAAGTAGATCCGTAAGcggagaagatgagaaagaaaaaggtctaGAGACGAAAAGTGATGACGGGGATGAGAAAGGAAGTTTGGAAGGAAGAGTAGATGATGCTGAATCGAGGGGTGATCGGGGTAGTTCAGAAGGTAAGAATGATAACAGTGATTTTTCAGTTATTTCTAGCCAATTATCTTCGCACGAGGGAGATGATCTTGGGTGGGATGAGATCGAAGATATTGGAAGTGGTGATGAGATTAAGGTGCCCGAGAGAATGAGCCCAAGTAAATCTGATTTGAGGAAGCGATTGACTGCTGCTGAGGAGGAGGAAGAGCTGTCATGGGAtattgaggatgatgatgaaactgcTAAATCATGA
- the LOC104220631 gene encoding BI1-like protein, with translation MYGFTSLSTENDVGIKGDIEEGTLYPGLGYGENQLRWGFIRKVYGILAAQILLTTVVSAVTVLYAPINDLLRGNSGLLLVLIFLPFVLLWPLHVYQQKHPLNFVFLGLFTASLSLTVGVSCANTDGKIVLEALILTSAVVSALTGYTFWASRKGKDFSYLGPILFTSLFVLILTGFMQMFFPLGSATNALIGAVSAIIFCGYIVYDTDNLIKRFTYDEYIWASVTLYLDILNLFLTILRILRQGDN, from the exons ATGTACGGATTCACGAGCTTGAGCACAGAAAATGATGTGGGAATCAAAGGTGATATAGAGGAAGGAACCCTATATCCAGGTCTTGGATATGGCGAAAATCAGTTGCGTTGGGGTTTTATTCGTAAAGTCTACGGTATTCTCGCCGCTCAGATTCTCCTCACCACCGTCGTCTCCGCCGTTACTGTTCTTTACGCGCCTATTAACGATCTCCTCCGTGGCAATTCTGGCCTTCTTCTAGtcctcattttccttccttttgtCC TGCTGTGGCCCTTGCATGTATATCAGCAAAAGCATCCGTTGAATTTTGTTTTCCTTGGCCTCTTCACTGCTTCTTTGAGTCTCACGGTTGGTGTAAGCTGCGCTAATACTGATG GAAAAATTGTCCTTGAAGCTTTGATCTTGACATCAGCTGTAGTTTCAGCTCTGACTGGATACACATTCTGGGCTTCTAGGAAGGGCAAGGACTTCAGCTATCTGGGTCCAATACTGTTTACTAGCCTCTTTGTACTTATCCTGACTGGATTCATGCAG ATGTTCTTCCCTCTAGGATCCGCAACTAATGCTCTTATCGGTGCAGTCAGTGCTATAATTTTCTGTGGATACATTGTATATGACACAGACAACCTGATTAAGAGGTTCACATATGATGAGTACATCTGGGCATCCGTCACTCTGTACCTGGATATTCTGAACCTGTTCTTAACCATTCTGCGGATTCTGAGGCAGGGAGACAACTAG